The nucleotide window CGGGGTGAGCCGCACGTCCTATCGCGAATCTCCATCGACGGCGGGCCAGTGACGGATATCGTGGACTTCCCATGCGATGGGGACGATTGCACGGTGAGGCAGCTCGAAATACATCCGGACGGCCGGATGATCACGCTGCTTCTCGGAAAACCCATAGGCGAGATCTGGATGATGACCGGTTTCGGAGTTGGCGACGCGTTGTCGGGGACGTCTCAAAGCCGGTGACGAATCGGCTCGCTCCCGCCCCGTGGTTGGCACCGCTGCTGCTTGTGGCGTGCTCGACGCACGTCACCGGCGGCGGTGGTGGCGGCGGCAGTGTTGCGTTCGAGATGCCTAGGCTCGAAGGGCTCGATCTCTACCTGCCGGTTCCCGCCGACAATCCCCTCACCCCCGCCAAAGTCGCATTGGGTGAACGACTCTTTTTCGACCCCCTGCTGTCCGCCGACGAGAAGGTGAGTTGCTCGTCGTGCCATAAACCGCAACACGTGTTCAGCGACACCGTGGCCGTCTCAGCCGGCGTGTACGATCGTCGGGGCACACGAAATGCGCCGAGCATCGTAAACGCCGCATACGGCGATTCCTTCTTCTGGGACGGACGCGCCGCCACCCTCGAGGACCAGGCGCTTCTCCCCATTCAGGCTCCCAACGAAATGGACATGTCCCTGGACTCCGTGTTGCAGCGTCTGGGAGGACACCCCGAGTACCCGGAGAGGTTTGCAGCCGCGTTTCCTGACGGCGAGATCTCCGAGCCCAACCTCGCCCGAGCCATCGCCAGTTACGTGC belongs to Gemmatimonadota bacterium and includes:
- a CDS encoding cytochrome-c peroxidase, whose amino-acid sequence is MTNRLAPAPWLAPLLLVACSTHVTGGGGGGGSVAFEMPRLEGLDLYLPVPADNPLTPAKVALGERLFFDPLLSADEKVSCSSCHKPQHVFSDTVAVSAGVYDRRGTRNAPSIVNAAYGDSFFWDGRAATLEDQALLPIQAPNEMDMSLDSVLQRLGGHPEYPERFAAAFPDGEISEPNLARAIASYVRTLRSGDSPFDRFFAGDSTALSTEARDGFRLFVGRARCSLCHAGPTLNDQSFHNTGVAWRDGMLADSGRAAVTRTPDALGAFKTPSLRNVARTSPYMHDGSIATLEEVLEFYDDGGNSNPYQDPDIRPLNLDASERSELLAFLRSLSGEVTVGEVRLPDTQH